One genomic segment of Streptomyces sp. RKND-216 includes these proteins:
- a CDS encoding amino acid adenylation domain-containing protein: MTPENMTQTATSGEETLRTGPHQCDALADGTVLTTVVRPRAAVTAERLAEAVEALAETHEVLRTTLIGSGTDGPPLQRITPAGSDPCVSDEWSARLLPDDGRIEVTARARCLDHESLLLIAEALADRASGPPDGGMPGSTDGTGAGAHGESAPPQYADVAEWLHEVLSDPEAATARSGQLDDGAEFVEDDGLLDRLRALAPRRTPGTHDAPAGEPAARTILDDLPADGTESAEDIGDLLLTAWLVVLRRFCGTDAVAVRVRNSLRAVPELRSVPGPLSAWPALRQQLDGERVLADALDGVRAARAVQRDTAELITDLSRVAGPLAFSHATVTAGSPAEVLTATASPAGLHLHAVSYPDRTDITLGGVHAAQLGTDVAGRLLAAVAAVSRAIRRDPKTTVGRADLGEPAAAARTAVTPTAVAWQDRTLTDLVLATARDVPSAVAVRCGEQEWSYRDLVSRAEACAAQLVAACGPTRSQGVSSERVVAVRIADPFRRLTAQLAVLLAGRAYLVVDPADPDARVRDLLAEVGAQACVVADAEPELHHVGDWGEGVPVVAVDAPATAQGTPVDTGRCLPDDLAYLLFTSGSTGRPKPVAVTHRNVVNYLGWLADTGLVTASTVLPATAAPVFDASLKQLWGPLALGGTVRLPAPGQNPVEVLAAAVTDPTTTTLNTVPRLWHDTLAGIGTVAVQRETPLTLLLGGEALTPDLITRTGELLPGTRVWNLYGPSETTANASAAPQPTGSDPVDLGEPVGGTSLHVLDDALRPVPEGAVGELYVGGAGVARGYAGRGALTAERFLPDPFSPVPGARLYRTGDLVRLDASGRPHYLGRADDQVKVRGQRVEPAEIEGVLARHPQVTASVAAVRDDRLVAWIVPGERGAPDVDGLRDLCASTLPAFMVPSVFVPVERVPLTVNGKVDRAALPDPQAAHLRSRGEAILPPRTPLEDVVAEVWCSVLGLERVGVHDQFFTLGGDSIRAMHTVARMRELMGIEIPLREFLSATTVESQAQLLLRHDHDGSVSAFAEAYAALGDEDENTAPTVDDAVEERQS; encoded by the coding sequence ATGACCCCCGAGAACATGACCCAGACCGCGACGAGCGGCGAGGAGACCCTGCGTACCGGGCCTCACCAGTGCGACGCCCTCGCCGACGGCACCGTTCTGACCACCGTCGTACGGCCCCGGGCCGCAGTCACCGCGGAACGGCTCGCCGAGGCCGTGGAAGCCCTGGCGGAGACCCACGAGGTGCTGCGCACCACGCTCATCGGCTCCGGTACCGACGGTCCGCCGCTCCAGCGGATCACGCCTGCGGGGTCCGACCCGTGCGTCAGCGACGAATGGTCGGCACGGCTGCTGCCCGACGACGGGCGCATCGAGGTCACCGCTCGGGCGCGTTGCCTGGACCATGAGTCTCTGCTGCTGATCGCCGAAGCGCTCGCCGACCGCGCTTCCGGCCCTCCGGACGGCGGCATGCCGGGCTCCACGGACGGGACCGGCGCCGGTGCGCACGGCGAGTCGGCGCCACCCCAGTACGCAGACGTTGCCGAGTGGCTGCACGAGGTGCTGAGCGACCCGGAGGCGGCGACGGCCCGTTCCGGCCAACTCGACGACGGCGCGGAGTTCGTTGAGGACGACGGCCTGCTGGACCGGCTGCGTGCCCTCGCACCACGGCGTACGCCCGGGACGCACGACGCGCCCGCCGGAGAGCCTGCCGCCCGGACGATTCTTGACGACCTGCCCGCAGACGGCACCGAATCCGCCGAGGACATCGGCGATCTCCTGTTGACAGCCTGGCTGGTTGTGCTGCGACGGTTCTGCGGGACGGACGCGGTGGCCGTGCGGGTCCGCAACTCTCTCCGGGCCGTCCCCGAACTGCGTTCCGTGCCCGGCCCGTTGTCCGCCTGGCCCGCCCTGCGGCAACAGCTCGACGGCGAAAGGGTGCTGGCTGACGCGCTGGACGGCGTGCGCGCTGCCCGTGCGGTACAGCGCGATACCGCCGAACTGATCACGGATCTCTCGCGCGTCGCCGGGCCCCTGGCCTTCTCGCACGCCACCGTCACAGCCGGCTCGCCCGCCGAGGTCCTCACCGCCACCGCATCCCCGGCAGGGCTGCACCTGCACGCGGTGTCGTACCCGGACCGCACGGACATCACGCTCGGCGGCGTGCACGCCGCCCAACTCGGCACGGACGTCGCAGGACGACTGTTGGCGGCCGTCGCAGCCGTCTCACGCGCGATCCGGCGGGATCCGAAGACGACCGTTGGCCGGGCGGATCTCGGCGAGCCCGCCGCCGCGGCCCGTACCGCGGTGACTCCGACCGCGGTCGCCTGGCAGGACCGGACGCTGACAGACCTGGTGCTCGCCACGGCCCGGGACGTTCCGTCCGCCGTCGCGGTCCGCTGCGGGGAGCAGGAATGGTCCTACCGCGACCTGGTCTCCCGCGCAGAGGCGTGCGCCGCGCAACTCGTGGCCGCCTGCGGTCCGACGCGCTCCCAGGGCGTCTCCTCCGAGCGGGTCGTCGCCGTCCGGATCGCCGACCCCTTCCGGCGTCTGACCGCGCAGCTCGCGGTGCTGCTCGCCGGTAGGGCCTACCTGGTCGTCGACCCGGCGGACCCGGACGCCCGCGTACGCGATCTGCTCGCTGAAGTGGGCGCGCAGGCCTGCGTGGTCGCCGACGCGGAACCGGAACTCCACCATGTCGGCGACTGGGGCGAGGGGGTGCCGGTCGTGGCCGTCGACGCTCCCGCCACAGCGCAGGGCACCCCTGTGGACACCGGCCGGTGCTTGCCGGACGACCTCGCCTACCTGCTGTTCACCTCCGGATCGACCGGACGGCCCAAGCCGGTGGCCGTCACCCACCGGAACGTCGTCAACTACCTCGGCTGGCTGGCCGATACCGGCCTGGTCACGGCGAGCACCGTGCTCCCGGCCACTGCGGCGCCCGTCTTCGACGCCTCGCTCAAGCAACTCTGGGGCCCGCTCGCCCTCGGCGGCACGGTCCGGCTTCCGGCACCTGGACAGAACCCGGTGGAGGTCCTCGCCGCCGCCGTCACGGACCCGACGACCACCACCCTCAACACCGTCCCCCGCCTGTGGCACGACACGCTCGCCGGTATCGGTACCGTCGCGGTGCAGCGCGAGACCCCTCTGACGCTGCTCCTCGGCGGCGAGGCGCTCACCCCCGACCTGATCACCCGCACCGGAGAACTGCTTCCCGGCACCCGCGTGTGGAATCTGTACGGGCCCTCCGAGACCACCGCGAACGCCTCCGCGGCTCCGCAGCCGACGGGCTCCGACCCCGTCGACCTCGGCGAGCCCGTCGGCGGCACGTCCCTGCACGTATTGGACGACGCGTTGCGGCCGGTGCCGGAGGGTGCCGTGGGGGAGTTGTACGTCGGGGGCGCCGGTGTCGCCCGCGGCTACGCGGGACGCGGGGCGCTGACCGCGGAGCGCTTCCTGCCCGACCCCTTCTCCCCGGTGCCCGGGGCTCGCCTGTACCGCACCGGCGACCTCGTCCGCCTCGATGCCTCCGGTCGGCCCCACTATCTCGGGCGAGCGGACGACCAGGTGAAGGTACGCGGCCAGCGCGTCGAACCGGCCGAGATCGAAGGAGTGCTGGCCCGGCACCCGCAGGTGACGGCCTCCGTGGCAGCCGTCCGGGACGACCGGCTGGTCGCCTGGATCGTGCCCGGCGAACGGGGGGCGCCGGACGTCGACGGTCTCCGCGACCTGTGCGCGTCCACCCTCCCCGCCTTCATGGTGCCCTCGGTGTTCGTCCCCGTGGAACGGGTCCCGCTCACCGTGAACGGCAAAGTCGACCGCGCGGCCCTGCCCGACCCGCAGGCCGCCCACCTTCGCAGCAGAGGCGAGGCCATCCTGCCACCGCGCACCCCTCTGGAGGACGTCGTCGCCGAGGTGTGGTGTTCCGTGCTCGGTCTCGAACGGGTCGGGGTGCACGACCAGTTCTTCACGCTCGG